GAGACAGCAATGTAGATACAGCAAAAAGTGGCAGTTACCAGTCTTGGCTCATGAGCCCGCCCTCAGGACAGGGCAGCGAAGGTTCTGGATCCTCAGAACCAATGGAAGCATTCGCGCCGTTGAGTACGGCCCTACACATAGGTAGTTCAATGTCAGTAGCATCCGGATACGTCCACATCTCCGTACGAAATGCCGCTAAAGCGGTAGCCCGCAATTCCGGACCCGCCACAACGGCCCGTCCCACGAATCTAGAACATCCCGGTTATGCGAACAGCTACCGGTCCGAGACCAGCACATCACCGGCGCGTCTCCACGCTGTTCCCGGGATGGACAGCAACCCCATGACTGCGCCCACCGCCGTCATTGCAGGGGCAAGTGCGGACAAACTCCGCGGAGTCAGCCCGGATAACGTAGCCCGCGGATTCGTTCTCTACGTGGGAGTTGACGAGGACACTGCAGCAGCAGCCGGAACGTCCTTGGCCAAGCTTGCCCAAGACATCCGCGCATACGCCCAAAGCATTGTCCCACAAGCCCAGAGCTACGCAGCGGTGGCCATTGCGCCGTCGGATGCTGTTGGAACCGCACTGGATGTTGTGCGTTCAACATTCGGGGACCCCACTGTGGCCTCCCGCCAACGCCAAGAAGCAATCAGGATTCCCGCCGCCGAACAACGGCCCACCGGAGTGCTGATTGACCTGGCTCGCCGTGAAGTCCACCTTGACGGCGAGACACTGAATTTGACGTTCAAAGAATTTGAATTGCTCAACTATTTGGTTGAAAACGGGACCCGTACAGTAGGCCGCGACGAGCTCCTCGGCGGTCTGTGGAGCAACGCCGACGAGGTCCCCAACGAGCGCACCATTGACGTTCACATCCGCCGACTGCGTTCCAAATTGGGACGGCTGGCAAACACGGTCCGCACGGTCCGAGGCGAAGGCTACCGCTTCTACGAGCACCCCGAAGTGGTTGTCTGGGCCGCCCCGGAATACTCGATCTAGCGTACCGGCGCTCTCTTGCGCCGCGGGATTTTGGAGATACGACGGCGGTTCCCCAGACTAGGGCCGTCGTCGTACTTCCTTAAGAGTCACTAAACTGTGGGGATGAGCGAACACCACATTAAACGGCTGATCCTGATGCGCCATGCGAAGGCGGCATTCCCGCTCGGTGTGGAGGATCATGACAGGCCACTGGCACAGCGTGGCCACACTGAAGCACCATTGGCGGGTAAATGGCTCGTTGACCATGAGGTGGAACCGGATTTTATCCTGTGTTCCTCGGCTCTGCGCACTAGACAGACCTGCACGTGGGTATGCCAGCAACTAGGCGATAAGGCCCCAACGCCTAAGTTGGAGAGCGGACTTTACGCTGCCGGAGCCACGCAGATGCTCTCTGTTATCAACCACGTCCCGGAAACCGTGAAGACTCTCATGGTGATCAGCCACATGCCAGGTATCCAATCGCTGGCCCTGCGGTTGGCTTCGCGTGAATCAGACCAGGACGCGTACATGGACCTGGCCTCCGGGTTTCCCACCAGCGCTTTCGCCGTTTTTGAACAGGCGGGGGACTGGGCCACCCTAGATGGGCAGGACGCCCTGCTGAAAAACTTTGTGGTGCCCCGGTAGATCTGGATTGCCCGGGCTGGATCAGGCCTCGATTTCTGGCATGAGAGTCTTCAAGGTCCATGTCTTCTTTTTATGTACTGCTGCCCAAGCAAAGAAGAACCCGAGCGCCATGTAGCCCAGCAGCCCCAGAGTTATTGGCACAAGAGGGGCCAGCTCCGCACCGTAAATCAGATGCCGCATCCCCTCCACCACGTGACCCATGGGCAGAATCTGATGCATGATGTGCAGTGGCTCGGGGGTGGTCTGCCACGGGAAAGTACCCCCGGATGAGACCAGCTGGAGCACCAACAGGATCAGCACAACAAATTTACCTGGGGTGCCCAACAACGCCACAATGCCCTGAATCAGCGCTGTAAATGCCAGTGACGCCAACAGTAACAACCCCAATGTCAGCCAAGGATGACTGGGCGCCAGGCCCAAACCAAAGTACACCACGGCATAAAGCAGCAGCGCCTGCACCGTGGCGACAGTGGCAAACGGTAACCAGCCGCCCACGGCAATCTTCCACGATGGGGCGTTGGATGCCAACGCCCGCACCGTTAGCGGCCGCATGACCTGCACCAACATGAACGCCCCAATCCACAAGGCCAGAACCAGGAAGAACGGGGCAAGCCCGGCTCCGTAGTTGGCCGCTTGGGCTTGGGAAACCGAGTTAACCCGGATGGGATCGGCAATAACCCCTGCCGCATTTTCCTTCTCCTTGTCATTGGGATCCGGCACCGAACCGGCCCCGTTTCGCAATTGGGTGGATAACTCCGATGCCCCTGCCGCCAGTTTGCTGGAACCGGCGGCCAGGTCCCCTGCACCTGTGTCAAGCTTTTTTGCCCCTGCAGCCAGTTGCGCGGCGCCGTCCTGGGCCGAGAGCTGTCCCTGAGCCAAAGTGGTTGCACCACTGGAAAGCTTCCCCGCGCCGCCATGGGCCTGACCAATGGCGGCGGACAGGGCAGGTGTGGCCCCGGCCAACTTCGCTGCCCCGTCGGCAACAGCCGAAGAACCGTCAGCCAATTTTTGGATGTCGGCGGCATCGGTCGTGAGCTGCTTTTTCAGATCCGTGACCGAGGTGCTCGTGGCGGAGGATTCCAGGGCAGTACGGAGCTTCGCCGCCTGTTCCTTGGTGAGCACACCGTCGGCGACTGCCTGAGCGAGCTTGTCATTGATGGCCGCGGTGGCGGCGTCATCGAGCTTTTCCGCTGTTCCGATGGCACTTTGCACTTTAGTGTTTAATGCTGTGTTCCCCTCGGAAACGGCCGCTGCGCCGGCGGATAGCTTCTGTGTATCTGCCGGCAGGTTTGAGGTTTTAGTTTCTAGTTCCCCGAGCCCTTTATCCAGGGCTGCGGCCCCGGTCTGAAGTTCCGTAGTGCCAGCCACCAGCTTTTTCTGCCCGGCTACTAAGCCGTTGGCGCCGGCGAGTAGCTCTGCGGTGCCAGTTTTAAGCGTGGCCACTGCCTTGTCCAACGTGGCGGCGCCCTCGGCCAGCTGTTGGGCGCCATCTGCAGCCTTTACCAGCTGAGAATGGATGGTGCCATAACCCGTCAGCAACGAATTGGCGGTCTGTTCGCCCACCTGCTGCGCAACTGAGGCATGAACCTGCGTGGCTACCTTGTCCACGATGGATGTCAGCAGGTAATTATTGGCATCATTGGTGGTCACACTCATGATGGCCTGAGTGGCCGAATCAAAGTTCTCCGGAGACACGAGGTTGGCTGAAAAGTCCTGTGGAATTGTTAAAGCAAACGCAAACTCCCCACTCTTCACCCCGTCATTGGCTTCCTGTGGGCTAGTAACAAGCTGCCAGTTGAATTTATGACCCTCAACCAAGTTCTTTGCCACGTCTTGGCCAACATGGAGTTCCTTGCCATCCTTGCTGACGGCTCCCTCATCCTGAACCACGACGGCGGCCTTGAGTTGGTCGAGGTTGCCATACGGGTCCCAATTCGCATAGAGATACACGGCACCGTAGAGAAGCGGAACCATCACCATTGCCACAATGGTGAGCTTTGGCAGGATTCCACCGGTCATGCGCTTGAGTTCGGATAGTGCCAATCGGAAGACTGTCATTTTTCCCCATCCTCTTCCTTGAATTCTTCTCCAACGGGTGCTGTTTGTAACTGTGCTGGTGCTGGGCTCGCTTCCGCTACGGGGCTGTCCTCCACCGCTGTGTTGTTCTCCGCTATGGGGTTGTCCTCGGGCGGGGGTGGAGGGGCCAGGGCATTTCCAGCAACTTCCGTGGCACCGCACCATTCCGCCGGGATGCGGCTCACTACGGCCACTACAATCAATGGGCGAGGATTATCGTCTTCATCATTGACTGTGTGGGGGCCCAGCGATCCCGCAGCCAGCCGTTCCAAGAGGGGCAACCAATTTTCGGCTTCCGCTGTGTGGCGGTCAGGGGAGTCCACCACCATCAGGTCCACCTCACGATTGGCCAACGCCAATTCAAGTTGCAGGTGCAGCAAACGGACCGAGTGAACTTCTTCAACCCACATTTTTGAAATATCCCGGAAGCCGTTTTTCACCAGCCACTCTGTTGGACGGGTTCGGTCACGGAATTTCAGCGGCACTAGCGCCAAATCCTCGGCTGCCAGGGACCGGACGGTGAGGTGATGTTCGGGTGCGTTGATATCTGGTGCGTCCACGATGGCGCTGCGACGGCGCAGAGCGGCCAAGGAACCGTCGTGGCCCAGAACCACAGATCCGGTGGTGGGCTTCATCCGCCCCGTTAACGCCAGAGCCAGTGCTGTGCGCCTCTCCGGCCCGTCAGCCTGGACCAGCAAGACCTCACCCCGATGTGCTTCCAAGGTTGTGGCCGGAAGTAGTACGTGCCTTCTGCCGTTGATGTGTAACTTCTTGGTAGTGAGCATGCGAAAGTTCCTTTGGCAGCGAGGTGAGAGTGACAAAAATATCAGCACCAAACCGTCCGCGCAAAGTACGGATCTGTTCTCCCTCACTCTGCCATGGGATCAACCACAGCGGCACCTCAAGGGAGCGAGCAAAGGCCCCCTCCGCCGTCGAACAGGACGGCAGAAGGGGCCTAGGAAGTGAGAGTCTAGTGCTCCAACGCCGCCTTGAACCAGCTGGTGATGGTTGTGGGGTGCGTGATGGCAGTACCAACAACCACCGCGAATGCGCCAGCATCCATAGCTGCGCGGGCTTGGGCGGGCGAGTGGATGCGGCCCTCAGCGATCAGGGGCCTGCCCAGCTGTGCGGCGGCAATAGCAGCGATGAGTTCGAGGTCCGGGCCATCCGTCTTGGAACGTTCGTCGGAATAACCCGCCAATGTGGTGCCGATCAGGTCAGCTCCGGACTCGACAGCCGCAACAGCGTCATCAAAAGAACCACAATCGGCCATGACCAGGGCGTTGGAATCGGCGTGGATCCCGGCGATAGTCTCTGCCAAGGTGAGCCCATCCGGACGCGGACGGCGGGTGCCATCAATGGCAACGATGTGGGCCCCTGCATTGGCACAGGCCAGGGCGTGGCGCAGCGTTGGGGTGATAAAAACGCCCTCATGGCCGTCCTTCCACAACCCAATGATGGGAACCTCAACGGCTGCGCGGGCAAACTGGATGTCCGCAATACCCTGGACCCGGATAGCGGCCGCTCCGCCGGTAACCGCCGACGCCGCCACCTGGGCCATGGTACGTGGGTCACGCATGGGTTCGCCGGGGTAGGCCTGTGCAGAAACAACAAGCTGCCCGGCGAGCCCAGAAAGATCGGTTAATTTAAGCGTCACTGTGACTCCTGTGAATGGATGGAACTATCTAACGGGTGAGAACAAGAGAAGCTGCGCCGATAATTGCCCCTGCAGTGCCCAGGGATGCTTTGCGCACCGAAACATGAGCCAGGGGAGCGAGTAATTCCGCACGCAGGGCGCACTCCATGCCCTGCCACCAAAGATCCCCCGCATCGGCTAGACCACCAGAGATCACCACGGTGGCAGGGTCAAGGATGTTAATCAAACCACCAACCGCTTGTCCGGCGGCAGTGGCGGCCACGGCGATGACCTGCAAGGCAAGTTCGTCACCGGCCCGGGCGCAGACAAACACCGCTTTTGTGTCTTTCAGTTCCGTGCTGCCACCTGCACGCAGGTAAGCGCTGTGGATGGCAGGCCCGGAAGCGATCGCCTCCACATGGCCACGATGGCCGCAGGAACATGGCAGCTCGATGCCGTTATGGACGGCCAGTGGCGAGACAAAGTGGCCCATGTGACCGCCAACAAAATGATGACCCAGCAAAGGCTGTCCATTCACCACAAAGCTGCCGCCCACACCCGTGCCAAACGCCACCATTAAAGCTGTGGGTTCCCCAGATCCGGCGCCATACAGAGCCTCGCCCAGTGCGTGGGCGTGGACATCATTGACAACGGCGCAAAGCAGTCCCAACCGTTCGGTCAGACCGGCAGTGATGGCAGTACCTGCCCAGCCTGCAATGGCATCGGTGGCTGAAATGACGGTGCCTTTGGTGGCGTTGATGACGCCGGCTGAGCCAACACCCACAGCATCGATGCTGATTCCGGCGGCGGTGGCCCGGACTACGAGGGAACGGATCAACAGTGCGGTGGAATCAAGAATGGCTGTGCCACCCTGGTGATTGAGAGTGGGGATCTGATCGGTGAATAGCACCGAGCCGTCCTCGCCAACCACCCCGGCTGCCGTTTTGGTCCCGCCCAGGTCAACGCCAACTACGTACCGCATGCATATTCCTTCAAATTTTAGCCAAAAACGAACGCTCCCCAACCTGGTTGGGCCCACGCCCGAGGTACGAGGTTGGGGAGCGGGTGGGGACTAGATCAAGCCGGTGCGCTCAAGGATAACCTTGATCGCGGCCGTCTCGTCCTCGTCAAGGGAGAGCATGGGGGCGCTCATGACGTTGGTTTTGATAACACCCATCAGCATCAGCGCAGTCTTGAATGCGCCCAAACCTGCAGCGTTTCCGGAAACGCGGCCAGCCTTTGGAGTGTAGACAATGTTGAAGATATCCGCGATGCTGTCCTGCTGCGCAGCAACACCGGCCCAGTCGCCAGCAACGCTGAGATCGTACAGGCGGCGGTAAGCGGCGGGTGCCACGTTACCCAAGCCCGGCACAATGCCCTGTGCCCCACCCAGCAGCGCACCGTCTACAACCACTTCGTGGCCGGTGAAGATGTCAAAGTTGGGGATGTCGCGGGCAGCGATGAGCAGCTGGCGGAAGGAAACATCGTCACCTGAGGAGTCCTTGACACCAGCAATGACACCTTCGCGTCCCAGCTCGACGAGGAGGTCAGTGGGCATCTTGAAGTGTGTGCGCACAGGGACGTCGTAGGCGAAAACGGGGACGTCAACACTGGCGGCGATCGCACGGAAGTGGCGGCCGTTCTCTTCAGCATTGCTGATGGCGTAGTACTGGCTGGTTGCCACGAGGCCATCGGCACCCAAAGAAACCATACGAGCGCCTTCTTCAATGACCCGGTTTGTTGTCTGCTCCACGGCGCCCACCAACAGCGGTACTTGACCGGCGTTAACGCCGGCAATAGTGGTCAAAACAGTATCGCGTTCGGTGTTGGTCATGTGGGTGACCTCCCCGGAAGAACCATTGACAAACAGACCGGATACGCCGCCGTCGAGCAGGTGACGGGTGAGGTTCTCTAGCGAGGGGACGTCAATGGCGCCATCAGCTGTGCGGGGGGTGCAGACGGGCGGGATGACACCCTGGAAACGGGTTGCGACGGTAGTCACGTGAATTGCTCCAAAATTGTATTGATTATAGGGAAAATTAGATGTGCAGAAGTGACGGCGCAGCGCCGAGAAGCTTCTTCGTGTAATCGTTGGTGGGATGATCGAAAATCTGCTCAGCTGCGCCTTGCTCCACGATCTTGCCGAAGTACATGACGCAGATACGGTCTGAGACGTAGCGGACCGTCTGGATGTCATGGCTAATGAACACCATGCCCAGGTTCAGTTCCTTCTTCAGATCCGAGAGCAGATTCAATACCTGGGCGCGGACGGAAACATCCAGCGCAGAAGTGGGTTCGTCGGCCACGATGATGTCCGGACCCAGTGCCAGTGCGCGAGCGATCGCTACGCGCTGGCGCTGGCCGCCGGAAACCTGCGACGGCGTGACCTCGGCTGCCGATTGTGGCAAGCCCACCAGCGATAACAGCTCACGGATCTTGGCCAGGCGCGATGCACCATTGCCAATACCGTGAACAGCCAGCGGATCAAGAAGAATATCCTGGATGGTCATGCGTGGGTTCAGTGCTGTGGATGGGTCTTGGAAGACCACGGACACGGAACGACCAAAATCCTTGCGCATGGCTGCATTGCGTTTAATGGCAGGCTTTCCGCGGAACAACACCTGCCCGGATGTGGGAGGCTGCAAGCCAACCAGCACCGAAGCAAGAGTTGACTTGCCGCAACCGGACTCGCCCACAATACCCACAGTTTCACCACGGCTGATGCTGAAGTCCACACCATCAACGGCCCTGACATAGCTAGGGTGGAACAGCCCGCCGGAACGGGTCCGGTGGTGGACGTGCACGTCCTTGAGCTCAATCACTGGAGCGTGTGCCCCGATGGCTTCCCCTGTTGTGTGCTTGCTCATGAGGCACCTTCCGTTTCTGCCCCGGCGGAAACGCTCCGGGCATCTTCGTGCTTGTGGCTGGCCCAAAAATGGTCAGTTGTCACACCGTCACGGGTGATGGGAACAAAAGCCAACTTCTGGGACGGATCAGCGTCTGGGCGCTGGGAACGGCCGGCAAACCGGTCCCCGGTAGCGAACTCACGAGGTGAGGGAACTGTGCCGGGGATCTGGTGCAGGCGGACGGCGTCGGACTCGATGGAGAGTACCGCGCCCAGGAGGCCACGAGTGTATTCGTGGGTGGGATGTGCCAGCAGTTCAGAAGCCTGCGCGGATTCCACCACCTGGCCGGCGTACATGACGGTGATCTTGTGTGCCAAGGAGGCCACCAAGGCCAGATCGTGGCTGACAAA
This genomic window from Arthrobacter sp. TMP15 contains:
- a CDS encoding N-acetylmannosamine-6-phosphate 2-epimerase produces the protein MTLKLTDLSGLAGQLVVSAQAYPGEPMRDPRTMAQVAASAVTGGAAAIRVQGIADIQFARAAVEVPIIGLWKDGHEGVFITPTLRHALACANAGAHIVAIDGTRRPRPDGLTLAETIAGIHADSNALVMADCGSFDDAVAAVESGADLIGTTLAGYSDERSKTDGPDLELIAAIAAAQLGRPLIAEGRIHSPAQARAAMDAGAFAVVVGTAITHPTTITSWFKAALEH
- a CDS encoding YhgE/Pip domain-containing protein: MTVFRLALSELKRMTGGILPKLTIVAMVMVPLLYGAVYLYANWDPYGNLDQLKAAVVVQDEGAVSKDGKELHVGQDVAKNLVEGHKFNWQLVTSPQEANDGVKSGEFAFALTIPQDFSANLVSPENFDSATQAIMSVTTNDANNYLLTSIVDKVATQVHASVAQQVGEQTANSLLTGYGTIHSQLVKAADGAQQLAEGAATLDKAVATLKTGTAELLAGANGLVAGQKKLVAGTTELQTGAAALDKGLGELETKTSNLPADTQKLSAGAAAVSEGNTALNTKVQSAIGTAEKLDDAATAAINDKLAQAVADGVLTKEQAAKLRTALESSATSTSVTDLKKQLTTDAADIQKLADGSSAVADGAAKLAGATPALSAAIGQAHGGAGKLSSGATTLAQGQLSAQDGAAQLAAGAKKLDTGAGDLAAGSSKLAAGASELSTQLRNGAGSVPDPNDKEKENAAGVIADPIRVNSVSQAQAANYGAGLAPFFLVLALWIGAFMLVQVMRPLTVRALASNAPSWKIAVGGWLPFATVATVQALLLYAVVYFGLGLAPSHPWLTLGLLLLASLAFTALIQGIVALLGTPGKFVVLILLVLQLVSSGGTFPWQTTPEPLHIMHQILPMGHVVEGMRHLIYGAELAPLVPITLGLLGYMALGFFFAWAAVHKKKTWTLKTLMPEIEA
- a CDS encoding ROK family protein — encoded protein: MRYVVGVDLGGTKTAAGVVGEDGSVLFTDQIPTLNHQGGTAILDSTALLIRSLVVRATAAGISIDAVGVGSAGVINATKGTVISATDAIAGWAGTAITAGLTERLGLLCAVVNDVHAHALGEALYGAGSGEPTALMVAFGTGVGGSFVVNGQPLLGHHFVGGHMGHFVSPLAVHNGIELPCSCGHRGHVEAIASGPAIHSAYLRAGGSTELKDTKAVFVCARAGDELALQVIAVAATAAGQAVGGLINILDPATVVISGGLADAGDLWWQGMECALRAELLAPLAHVSVRKASLGTAGAIIGAASLVLTR
- a CDS encoding winged helix-turn-helix domain-containing protein, producing MSVASGYVHISVRNAAKAVARNSGPATTARPTNLEHPGYANSYRSETSTSPARLHAVPGMDSNPMTAPTAVIAGASADKLRGVSPDNVARGFVLYVGVDEDTAAAAGTSLAKLAQDIRAYAQSIVPQAQSYAAVAIAPSDAVGTALDVVRSTFGDPTVASRQRQEAIRIPAAEQRPTGVLIDLARREVHLDGETLNLTFKEFELLNYLVENGTRTVGRDELLGGLWSNADEVPNERTIDVHIRRLRSKLGRLANTVRTVRGEGYRFYEHPEVVVWAAPEYSI
- a CDS encoding dihydrodipicolinate synthase family protein; its protein translation is MTTVATRFQGVIPPVCTPRTADGAIDVPSLENLTRHLLDGGVSGLFVNGSSGEVTHMTNTERDTVLTTIAGVNAGQVPLLVGAVEQTTNRVIEEGARMVSLGADGLVATSQYYAISNAEENGRHFRAIAASVDVPVFAYDVPVRTHFKMPTDLLVELGREGVIAGVKDSSGDDVSFRQLLIAARDIPNFDIFTGHEVVVDGALLGGAQGIVPGLGNVAPAAYRRLYDLSVAGDWAGVAAQQDSIADIFNIVYTPKAGRVSGNAAGLGAFKTALMLMGVIKTNVMSAPMLSLDEDETAAIKVILERTGLI
- a CDS encoding ATP-binding cassette domain-containing protein, translated to MSKHTTGEAIGAHAPVIELKDVHVHHRTRSGGLFHPSYVRAVDGVDFSISRGETVGIVGESGCGKSTLASVLVGLQPPTSGQVLFRGKPAIKRNAAMRKDFGRSVSVVFQDPSTALNPRMTIQDILLDPLAVHGIGNGASRLAKIRELLSLVGLPQSAAEVTPSQVSGGQRQRVAIARALALGPDIIVADEPTSALDVSVRAQVLNLLSDLKKELNLGMVFISHDIQTVRYVSDRICVMYFGKIVEQGAAEQIFDHPTNDYTKKLLGAAPSLLHI
- a CDS encoding histidine phosphatase family protein: MSEHHIKRLILMRHAKAAFPLGVEDHDRPLAQRGHTEAPLAGKWLVDHEVEPDFILCSSALRTRQTCTWVCQQLGDKAPTPKLESGLYAAGATQMLSVINHVPETVKTLMVISHMPGIQSLALRLASRESDQDAYMDLASGFPTSAFAVFEQAGDWATLDGQDALLKNFVVPR
- a CDS encoding ABC transporter ATP-binding protein, giving the protein MLTTKKLHINGRRHVLLPATTLEAHRGEVLLVQADGPERRTALALALTGRMKPTTGSVVLGHDGSLAALRRRSAIVDAPDINAPEHHLTVRSLAAEDLALVPLKFRDRTRPTEWLVKNGFRDISKMWVEEVHSVRLLHLQLELALANREVDLMVVDSPDRHTAEAENWLPLLERLAAGSLGPHTVNDEDDNPRPLIVVAVVSRIPAEWCGATEVAGNALAPPPPPEDNPIAENNTAVEDSPVAEASPAPAQLQTAPVGEEFKEEDGEK